In the Pecten maximus chromosome 5, xPecMax1.1, whole genome shotgun sequence genome, AGGTATATTATTGAAGTTTGAGTGcatttgattttttattcaGGATTGAGTGAACCAAAGTTCAACCCCCACTTCCAactttgttgatatatataagaTGTAGACTAGGGCTATTTTTGGTACCCATAACTATGAAACATGTTCAGGTGGGTAGGTATGAATGTGAATGGATTTGGTATACTAAAACCAGTATAGGATTTAATGATGATAAGTAAGTTCCCTTAACTACCTATAGCATAGCACCATAACTTTTTAGGGAATAGCATCACTAAGTTGATCATTaattgtttcaacaaaaattgtAATCTAAAAAGACACAAAAATATTGCATTGATATCTTTAAATAGACATATTATCAGTTCCTGTTGACAAAAAAAAAGCAGGTCAAGTAAAATATTTGACCAAACATTTGAAGCCAAAGAGGGAAAAAATATACCATAATTGCCATTCGGTATCGATAAACCTGAATCATGATGGACTGCACTACAACTGAGCAAGATGACTTTGTTACAAGTACAACATTGTCTACTTATCTGGACTTGGTGAGACTGGTTCTGTAAGGTTTGGGATAAAAGGGTCCGGGACACTTTTGACTGGAGTGTATGATTCTATACATCCCTGGGTTGGAGAATAAGGCTCTTCTTCAGTTCGGGATTCAACCAACTCGACTTGAAGTTGTACATCCATATCCTGACAAAATACAGTAACTTTAGGGTCCTGAATGTCCTGCTTAACTACGGCTTGTTTATATTCATGATCATGATCACCACCAGCAAGATTCTCTGTCGCTTCTTGATTATCTGGATTTGTAGACAAATTAATGCAATCTTTGCCAGATTTTTCATCAACCTCTTGGTGTAAGATGGGCAAGTCTTGAAGCAGGTTATATACCATCTCTGATTCAGCTGGGTTGCTACAGTGCTGAATACTTTCTTTTGAGTCATCCTCTTCCAAAACAGGTTCTTCTAAGGCTGGAGCCTCACCTGCACCATCACAGGTTTCCCCATCAGTTAGGTCCTCAGTTTGACATTGCTCTATCAGTTTCATCACACTCTCATCTTGAACTAGATCCAGGTTTACTACCTCCTCCCCAAATCCTCCATCACCAATCCCTGCCGTATCAATGTCTGTGACAACATCTATATCACAAATCTTGTTAGTTACCATGTCCGTGATGAAATCTTCGATACCCTCCAATTCAGCGAGACTGTCAGAAGAATGCTCCACATTACATGGTAATTCTGGAAACAGAACTGGATTTTTCGGTTCCTCAGCGACATTGAGAAGATAATCAATAAGTTGACTGTCATTTTCCATCACCATTGTATGAGGGTCACCACTAGACATCATAACAGATTGTGTGTGATCATGTGTGACTGAGGGTTCGGTAGGAGAATCTGAACGCATAATAGTCTCAATCAAATTCCTAGGATCCTCCTCAATTCTAAACAGTCCAGACAAAACATCACACTTTTGATCATACACAGACATTTCTGTATCATAGGAAAGTTGGTCCGGCATGACATCAGATTTATCAGAGGACTTGATCATCATAATGATAGCTGGGTCTGTAAAGGAATCATTAGCAGCTATCATTTCTTGTGATTGCTTCTCTGACTCATTGTAATCACAGTTCTCTGTCAAACTTATGTCCTTTTGTACATCTTTGTCCATTTTCTTGTCCTGTTCCTCCTGCGAGATCATACACTCCTCCATTAATGTCACAACATTAGCCACTTCTCCCTGTTCTACAGGTTCTCCCTCCTCCTTCACATGTTCTTCCTTCTTTCCCTCCTCCTTCATAGGTTCTTCCCTCTCTCCCTCCTCGTTCATAGGTTCTTCCCTCTCTCCCTCCTCCATCCCATTTCCCTCCTCCTTCACAGGTTCTTCCTTCTTTTCCTCCTCCTTCATAGGTTCTTCCCTCTCTCCCTCCTCGTTCATAGGTTCTTCCCTCTCTCCCTCCTCCATCCCATTTCCCTCTTGCTTCACAGATTCTTCCGTCTTTTCCTCCTCCTTCATAGGTTCTTCCCTCTCTCCCTCCTCCATCCCATTTCCCTCCTCCTTCACAGGTTCTTCCTTCTTTTCCTCCTCCTTCATAGGTTCTTCCCTCTCTCCCTCCCCCATCCCATTTCCCTCTTGCTTCACAGATTTTTCTCCCTTTTCTTCCTCCTTCATACGTTCTTCCACCTTTTCCTCCTCCTTCAAAGGTTCCTCCCTCTTTCCCTCCTCCCTCACAGGTTCTTCTCCCACCATAACAGCCCTGCTTGAACTACCTACATCAGATGTTTTTACACTTTCCAATCTATTTTTGTCCTCTTCAATACTTGTATTCTCTACATATTCCTCTAAACAATCTTCAAAAATATCTTCATCCTCTTTCCGAGAATCTGTTGTGAATTTCTCCTTGCTTACTTCCTTCACTTCAGACACAGGGCCACCTTCCTTCTTGCCATTGTGAACCTTTGTTTTAGGATCAACCTCTCCAGGCTTCCCACCATTACTGTCCACACTCTTGGCGTCACTTGTAGACTCACTGTCGCCATTAATTTTCTCTACTCCACCACTTGACTTCATATTGACCCTAACCACCGTCAGGTTAGGATTGGTGAGGAGTCGGACATCCTGACACAGACCACCTGTCTTCCTTGCAAATGAATCCTCCTTCTCCATGTACCGGTTTTTAGTCCTAGAAAtaacattattgtattttatgtgaAAATTAGAAATCTTATTTTCCTGTTGGATAATCAAACCAAATCTGTTTAATACAATCTGTGttaaataatcatttaaaatacatttacaatataaaacagtattttaATTCGCATCTTCTGAGTACTCAGTATCAATATTTTTTCGTATTAAATCATTTAGTGACTTtcaaaatttatattatttcaaaattaatgatttttacAGTGAACTAAACATTGAACTTTTAT is a window encoding:
- the LOC117328334 gene encoding uncharacterized protein LOC117328334, encoding MFKSLLNALSSKVFGSGQSESSSPGEDHENSSSNAHAVKESSADPSAIPPTDPPVQKTENLKEASTDITVSKTDGKDKNNSGSEVKNEKLSSSVIYTKGKNSTSDQDTSHIAAERKDQVKEKVIGTGTDQNTSSHKAAENGQDMSEWVTLEMPKGKRSPRNRKSKSPRNQGKKSSAKTDLSDTSGDPKSSSNLDDVIKEKASTPDSKFEKKGKCDTGSESAGDARESVVKGSLDEDSFSNMLVSSMLEEIVGQMSEVTVKDTMSDTVTVKDTMSDKVTVKDTMSDTVTVKDTMSDKITVEDTMSDTVTVKDTMSDKITVKDTMSDTVTVKDTMSDTVTVKDTMSDKITVKDTMSDKITVKDTMTDTKAENTNQNNINDPADSSKPQDDNWRAKKTTDTRRDDSCRARGASDKPQEGSWRAKGPNRQREEYGREKPQRGKKGTRRQDHKQGYNDDHPPSGEGKGDEGMSEERKNLSPIDSNLEKEDFLEYCKMSTERDKLIRAKKLIYKLGYLKDVQQDEIKDVILGQYKIAARRSVHGWIEDCRYFSEVMISQDWIDDNILYLNPRLNKKSTNKRTKNRYMEKEDSFARKTGGLCQDVRLLTNPNLTVVRVNMKSSGGVEKINGDSESTSDAKSVDSNGGKPGEVDPKTKVHNGKKEGGPVSEVKEVSKEKFTTDSRKEDEDIFEDCLEEYVENTSIEEDKNRLESVKTSDVGSSSRAVMVGEEPVREEGKREEPLKEEEKVEERMKEEEKGEKSVKQEGNGMGEGEREEPMKEEEKKEEPVKEEGNGMEEGEREEPMKEEEKTEESVKQEGNGMEEGEREEPMNEEGEREEPMKEEEKKEEPVKEEGNGMEEGEREEPMNEEGEREEPMKEEGKKEEHVKEEGEPVEQGEVANVVTLMEECMISQEEQDKKMDKDVQKDISLTENCDYNESEKQSQEMIAANDSFTDPAIIMMIKSSDKSDVMPDQLSYDTEMSVYDQKCDVLSGLFRIEEDPRNLIETIMRSDSPTEPSVTHDHTQSVMMSSGDPHTMVMENDSQLIDYLLNVAEEPKNPVLFPELPCNVEHSSDSLAELEGIEDFITDMVTNKICDIDVVTDIDTAGIGDGGFGEEVVNLDLVQDESVMKLIEQCQTEDLTDGETCDGAGEAPALEEPVLEEDDSKESIQHCSNPAESEMVYNLLQDLPILHQEVDEKSGKDCINLSTNPDNQEATENLAGGDHDHEYKQAVVKQDIQDPKVTVFCQDMDVQLQVELVESRTEEEPYSPTQGCIESYTPVKSVPDPFIPNLTEPVSPSPDK